TGCATAGAAATCCAGTTTGACTCCAATAACCGGATACAAATTCACACGAATTGGTTCACCCCTGTTCAAACTTCCTGCTGCAACAATTCTTTTGGCATTAATTGTAACGGATATGAACCGACTAGTGGCCGATGAACGTAGATAAATTCTACTAGTGTGGATGCACATGCACCTACCTCTAATACATTTCCTCTCAGTTTTGGGAAATGGAAGCTTTGTTACCCTCCTATAGCTTTCGACGCCCAATTCCTTTTGTACTGAGCTAGCTTTTTTAAGCTTATGTAATTTAACTAAGACACCGGTTTCGTTAATGAAATTGGAGAGACAGCTCTcttttcagaagaagaaaaatcaCCAACCTCTAATATCTAAAGAGAAATTAAGAATCAATTCTATAATGTGCATCAATGCTTTGCCATCGTGTTGTTGGAGAATCCGAGTTTGTTTATGTGCATCACCTTGAGTACTTGACACCTTAATAAAATTACCCATTACCGAAATGAAGGGGTTGATGTTAGACTGATGTTGGGACTCTTCCTATTGCTTCTGAAGTTCTGATCACGCCGATTCACCTCTTTTTCTCTAGGGGTCTTCGGACGAGTTCATTGATGCCAACGTCCAGCTCGCTCTCGCCGTCGTTAGGGACCTCAAAAAGCTCAAGGGGACTCGGTCCTGCATAGTAAGTTCAGGCTCCACGCTTCACCCTTTGTCCTCCAAGTTTGTTCCACGAGTGCGGAACCATGCTCACCCGTTCTCTTCTAGTCCATTCCAGGTGTTTCCTGATCAACCGGAGAAGCGAAGGGCCTCGCAGATATTCAAAACAGCTATAGATCAGGTAAAAATTGCACCTCGAAACATTGCATTCCCCCAGTGGCTTCATGGGAGACTAAAGTGATGGGTTGGTTTTCTCTTGGCACTTCTTTTAGATCGAGGGTATATCCATCAGCTCGTTGGACGATCTGCCCACCGGGCCTGTCGATACCTTCTTCAAATCGATAAGAAGTACCCTTGATTTCGATTTTGCTGATGACAACGAAGGTAAGAAGATCTCAGGCAGCTCTGTCTTATATGGTGACACCGAAAACACCAATTTCATTTACTCCGACGAGCTGCTGCTGCTAATGAATCTGCTGATTCTAAGATGAAATACTGAAAATTGCATTCTTTTTATGCCAGTTCTCTGCATTGATGTTTTGTTCTATACAGGACCTGACTAAATCTTGCCGAGCGCTTTGTGCCAAAAGCTACCAGTTCAGAGTACATGTAGCATGCTGAATAACATTGATATGCTAGCATCTTTTTGTGTAGTTGCCTAGTTGGCAAAATATTTTCGTGTTAATTTATAATCAGTTCAAAGAGTGGAAATAAAAGGATAACTGAACATGAGCAGGATGTGTGTGTGAATCAAGCGTAGGCAGGTTTACCATGGGTAGTTAACTATTCATTATGATACTATTATTAATGTGAGCAGAAATTCCGTAACAGCCAGCCATCAGTAAATTTGAGCCCTATTACTGTGAGAAAATCCTCACATAAACATCCCTGGAGATATCAGATACTGCTTGTAACTGATGTGCTAGTGTGCTTACAGATCAATGGAAGTCTGACGAACCACCATCACTATATATCTTTATCAACAGCAGCACGGGTGACCTTTCATCTATAGAGAAGTATGTGGTATGTCTAGAATAATGCTTTTGTGTCTCCCCTCCAAAAAAAACTGCTTTTGTATTCTAAGCATTTGCAGGAGAACATGAATCCGTAATTTTCAGTGATTCTCTACAATTGTCGCACAGGAGCAAAAAATGTTTAACTTCAAATTTATTTATAAAAGTTCTGGTGTTTGTTTGGATGTTTTGCTGATTCGCCCTATGTGCATTCCTTCTTGACCAGGACCAATTTGCTGCCTGTGTACCTGCTGTTCTCTTTAACCTTGAACTAGATACCTTGCGGTATGTCTTCTGTATTCTAGTATTTGATACTCTGTTCCTTATAAGCATTTTGAGTGCCTTAAGCGATAACATACGAACTTTAACCTGCAGTTCTGACCTGGGGCTTCTGGGATTCCCCCCAAAAGATTTGCATTACCGGTTTCTTTCTCAGTTTACCCCAGTATTTTATATCAGACAGCGTGACTACTCGAAGGTATCATCTATTTGTCTTTTGCGTGCCTAACCATCATTTGTGCTTCTGTCTGTAACTAACATTTTCCACTTCACAATATAGACAATTGCGGTCACTCCATACATAGTGAACTACAGTGGCGCTGTCTTCCGTCAGTACCCAGGTAGCACATGGTTGTAGTCTTGGCCACTGGCAGTACTAAGCTGTTATTTCCATGTCTTTCTTCACCTTAAAAGTTGATAATATATTAATATTCATACATGTATTTGCATCCTCCAATTCATCGTGTTGTAACATACAATTGGTTGATACCACATCACCATCAGCTACTGATCTATTAATTTCTGTCTGTTCAGGGCCCTGGCAAGTCATGCTTAAGCAGGGTGATGGTTCCTATGCATGTGTTGCAGAGAGTGCATCTCGGTTCACTTTGGGGCAGGTCATTACAGTATATCATTTGCATGAATTATAGTTATTATTCTAACAGAAGTTTTGGAGTATGACGTGCCATGTCATTCATTTAGGCCAAGGATGAACTATTGAGAGTTCTCGGTTTGCAAGAAGAGGTAGGCAGCCAGCTTGAATTCCTCAGAAGAGGATACAAGGTATGCAATCTCGTCTCACTTACTGGTTGATATGATTAAGTGCATTCCCAAAATTTCAGTGCGATAAAAAATAAAACCCTATATCAAGAGCAGTGGTCTCAAGCAATTTATTTGACATGGTCACATATTCTGTGAAGTCCGGGAAAATCTTAACCTACTTACAGAACCATCAATCCAGCAAGCTTGTAATGTTGTGCTGTGTTGATTGATTGCATTTTTTGCAAAATCCTTCACACCTGAATTTCTTCGGAGCATCACTTTTACCAACTGAAAATGAGATCCTTTCATGCAGAATGCCACTTGGTGGGAAGAGAATTTCGATCAGGAGAAATCGCCCGCGTGGCGAACTTGAGACGCCAGTCTGACTGGCAAATGGAGACACATAGGCCAAACCGCCAAAGCATGTTCATATAGTCCCTTGAAAACAGAGTGTTCATGCATCCTGAGCTGATGATGCAACTGAAATTACAGAAAGAAGCGCACACACCAATGTCATAGTCATGCAGTGTGGGCATTGCCTGTGCTGCAACTGCGCCATCTGATATAGTTCTGAGGGGAAATTCTCCTCAGCATTTTTGGTGATTATGTGCTGAGTACAAGTGTAATGCATGCGACTCTAATATTGCAGTGTATCTGGCAACTTACAAGCAGCTGTTGATGAAAAAATGCATTTTGATTTCTTAACTTGTTTAGTTTATTCTTAAAGAAACAAATTCT
Above is a window of Triticum aestivum cultivar Chinese Spring chromosome 6B, IWGSC CS RefSeq v2.1, whole genome shotgun sequence DNA encoding:
- the LOC123135646 gene encoding protein LPA3 isoform X1, coding for MAPLSTAVRLLRSPAAPPARLAGAPARVRGGRRRLRSVRAEAAKEAEVGELRAGVSVYKPRSYEVLVSDAARSLAAAIDDGRTRLEIEFPPLPSSISSYKGSSDEFIDANVQLALAVVRDLKKLKGTRSCIVSSGSTLHPLSSKFVPRVRNHAHPFSSSPFQVFPDQPEKRRASQIFKTAIDQIEGISISSLDDLPTGPVDTFFKSIRSTLDFDFADDNEDQWKSDEPPSLYIFINSSTGDLSSIEKYVDQFAACVPAVLFNLELDTLRYVFCILVFDTLFLISILSALSDNIRTLTCSSDLGLLGFPPKDLHYRFLSQFTPVFYIRQRDYSKTIAVTPYIVNYSGAVFRQYPGPWQVMLKQGDGSYACVAESASRFTLGQAKDELLRVLGLQEEVGSQLEFLRRGYKNATWWEENFDQEKSPAWRT
- the LOC123135646 gene encoding protein LPA3 isoform X4 — its product is MAPLSTAVRLLRSPAAPPARLAGAPARVRGGRRRLRSVRAEAAKEAEVGELRAGVSVYKPRSYEVLVSDAARSLAAAIDDGRTRLEIEFPPLPSSISSYKGSSDEFIDANVQLALAVVRDLKKLKGTRSCIVFPDQPEKRRASQIFKTAIDQIEGISISSLDDLPTGPVDTFFKSIRSTLDFDFADDNEDQWKSDEPPSLYIFINSSTGDLSSIEKYVDQFAACVPAVLFNLELDTLRSDLGLLGFPPKDLHYRFLSQFTPVFYIRQRDYSKTIAVTPYIVNYSGAVFRQYPGPWQVMLKQGDGSYACVAESASRFTLGQAKDELLRVLGLQEEVGSQLEFLRRGYKNATWWEENFDQEKSPAWRT
- the LOC123135646 gene encoding protein LPA3 isoform X3, coding for MAPLSTAVRLLRSPAAPPARLAGAPARVRGGRRRLRSVRAEAAKEAEVGELRAGVSVYKPRSYEVLVSDAARSLAAAIDDGRTRLEIEFPPLPSSISSYKGSSDEFIDANVQLALAVVRDLKKLKGTRSCIVFPDQPEKRRASQIFKTAIDQIEGISISSLDDLPTGPVDTFFKSIRSTLDFDFADDNEDQWKSDEPPSLYIFINSSTGDLSSIEKYVDQFAACVPAVLFNLELDTLRYVFCILVFDTLFLISILSALSDNIRTLTCSSDLGLLGFPPKDLHYRFLSQFTPVFYIRQRDYSKTIAVTPYIVNYSGAVFRQYPGPWQVMLKQGDGSYACVAESASRFTLGQAKDELLRVLGLQEEVGSQLEFLRRGYKNATWWEENFDQEKSPAWRT
- the LOC123135646 gene encoding protein LPA3 isoform X2, with the translated sequence MAPLSTAVRLLRSPAAPPARLAGAPARVRGGRRRLRSVRAEAAKEAEVGELRAGVSVYKPRSYEVLVSDAARSLAAAIDDGRTRLEIEFPPLPSSISSYKGSSDEFIDANVQLALAVVRDLKKLKGTRSCIVSSGSTLHPLSSKFVPRVRNHAHPFSSSPFQVFPDQPEKRRASQIFKTAIDQIEGISISSLDDLPTGPVDTFFKSIRSTLDFDFADDNEDQWKSDEPPSLYIFINSSTGDLSSIEKYVDQFAACVPAVLFNLELDTLRSDLGLLGFPPKDLHYRFLSQFTPVFYIRQRDYSKTIAVTPYIVNYSGAVFRQYPGPWQVMLKQGDGSYACVAESASRFTLGQAKDELLRVLGLQEEVGSQLEFLRRGYKNATWWEENFDQEKSPAWRT